A genomic region of Alligator mississippiensis isolate rAllMis1 chromosome 4, rAllMis1, whole genome shotgun sequence contains the following coding sequences:
- the LOC102564174 gene encoding zinc finger protein 239-like — MNPAGLSLPTMVPGSSALGLAGGGPAALLSRPFKCAECGRSFARLPELELHEMSHAAERPHRCALCGKAFAQAAALVKHQRVHTGEKPYPCPMCGKTFALSSGLVLHKRIHTGERPHACPLCGKTFISSSHLALHLRSHTGERKYKCGVCGKLFLQSSHLVRHKAIHTGEKPFKCEDCGKHFGRASHLKTHKRVHTGERPFKCTQCEKAFTQKAGLILHVRLHTGERPYRCDKCGKNFRSSAHLVSHQLLESGERNFKCATCGKAFKQASSLKQHLKTHEAREPHSCSVCGRAFSRSSYLQLHMRTHSGERPYHCLVCNRTYAKMSTFEKHCKKHQQEEERPGMRPRAMTTRAKALAEKKRQEQKQQHQEDSPEQPHQPDAQQQREEEQ, encoded by the coding sequence atgaaCCCCGCGGGGCTGTCGCTGCCCACCATGGTGCCGGGCAGCTCGGCGCTGGGCCTGGCGGGCGGCGGCCCCGCGGCGCTGCTGAGCCGCCCGTTCAAGTGCGCCGAGTGCGGGCGCTCGTTCGCGCGGCTGCCGGAGCTGGAGCTGCACGAGATGTCGCACGCGGCCGAGCGGCCGCACCGCTGCGCGCTCTGCGGCAAGGCCTTCGCGCAGGCCGCGGCGCTGGTGAAGCACCAGCGCGtgcacaccggggagaagccctacccctgccccatgtGCGGCAAGACCTTCGCTCTGTCCTCGGGCCTCGTGCTGCACAAGCGCATCCACACGGGTGAGCGCCCGCACGCCTGCCCGCTCTGCGGCAAGACCTTCATCTCCTCCTCACACCTGGCCCTGCACCTGCGCTCGCACACGGGCGAGCGCAAGTACAAGTGCGGCGTGTGTGGGAAGCTCTTCCTGCAGTCCTCACACCTGGTGCGGCACAAGGccatccacaccggggagaagccttTCAAGTGCGAGGACTGTGGCAAGCACTTTGGCCGGGCCTCGCACCTCAAGACCCACAAGCGCGTGCACACGGGCGAGCGGCCGTTCAAGTGCACGCAGTGCGAGAAGGCCTTCACACAGAAGGCGGGGCTCATCCTGCACGTCCGCCTGCACACCGGGGAGCGGCCCTATCGCTGCGACAAGTGCGGCAAGAACTTCCGCTCCTCTGCGCACCTTGTGTCGCACCAGCTGCTCGAGTCGGGGGAGAGGAATTTTAAGTGCGCCACCTGCGGGAAGGCCTTCAAGCAGGCGTCTTCCCTCAAGCAACACCTGAAAACACACGAAGCGCGTGAGCCTCACAGCTGCTCTGTCTGCGGCCGGGCTTTCTCCAGGTCCTCCTATCTCCAGCTGCACATGAGAACCCACAGTGGGGAACGGCCCTACCACTGCTTGGTTTGCAACCGAACTTATGCCAAAATGTCCACCTTTGAGAAACACTGTAAAAAGCACCAGCAGGAGGAAGAAAGGCCTGGTATGAGGCCCCGAGCCATGACTACCAGGGCCAAAGCACTGGCTGAAAAGAAGAGGCAGGAACAGAAACAGCAGCACCAAGAGGATAGCCCTGAGCAACCTCATCAGCCTGATGCCCAGCAGCAACGGGAGGAAGAGCAGTAA